One genomic segment of uncultured Ilyobacter sp. includes these proteins:
- a CDS encoding sirohydrochlorin cobaltochelatase, translated as MKKLSIMVGILLLAVTIFASEGYEKKPMFENMKDGDKGAVVMVHFGSSYPETRKLTIDAINEKASKEFKGLEVRDAFTSRIIMRILEKRGIDKNNPKEVLESLKAEGYTHILVQATHVIDGIESENLKKEIEEFEDDFKEIRLGKSLLTSPEDYKEVAHALGERIGKLKRKEAAVFVGHGTHDTATAAYPMMDYMFKSEGYENYYVGTIEGYPTFDDVVARLKDAKIKKVKLMPFMFVAGDHANNDIAVDWKEMLEEKGFKVEVILEGLGQLDKIQTLYMEHARFASENEAEDMAEKKKEYAAGKE; from the coding sequence ATGAAAAAACTTAGTATTATGGTAGGAATATTATTACTGGCAGTGACTATTTTTGCATCAGAGGGGTATGAGAAGAAACCTATGTTTGAAAACATGAAGGATGGAGACAAGGGAGCAGTAGTCATGGTCCACTTCGGAAGCAGCTATCCTGAAACTAGAAAACTAACAATAGATGCCATAAACGAAAAGGCGTCGAAGGAGTTTAAAGGGTTAGAGGTTAGAGATGCTTTTACATCTAGGATCATAATGAGAATCCTTGAAAAAAGAGGAATAGATAAAAATAATCCCAAAGAGGTTTTAGAATCTTTGAAAGCTGAAGGATATACTCATATATTGGTACAGGCCACTCACGTAATCGACGGTATAGAGTCTGAAAATTTAAAAAAAGAGATAGAAGAATTTGAGGATGACTTCAAAGAGATAAGACTAGGGAAATCACTTCTTACAAGTCCAGAGGATTATAAAGAGGTAGCTCATGCTTTAGGAGAGAGAATAGGTAAATTAAAAAGAAAAGAAGCTGCAGTATTTGTGGGACACGGAACCCATGATACAGCAACTGCTGCATATCCTATGATGGACTATATGTTTAAGTCTGAAGGGTATGAAAATTATTATGTGGGAACTATAGAGGGATACCCTACATTTGATGATGTGGTTGCAAGACTGAAAGATGCAAAAATTAAAAAAGTAAAACTTATGCCTTTTATGTTTGTAGCGGGAGACCATGCTAATAATGACATAGCTGTAGACTGGAAAGAGATGCTAGAAGAAAAAGGATTTAAAGTGGAGGTCATCCTAGAGGGACTAGGACAACTAGATAAAATACAGACTCTCTACATGGAACATGCTAGATTTGCATCAGAAAATGAGGCAGAGGATATGGCTGAAAAGAAAAAAGAATACGCTGCAGGCAAAGAATAG
- a CDS encoding ABC transporter ATP-binding protein, translating to MKDLLCFARYYKPHLKLVILDFFCAFAMAGLDLLFPLLVQKTLDDVIPKGDVTLLYIFGAVLVVLYVIRYAASYIVYYWGKMLGILIEYDMRRDLFAHVQKLSFTFFDNTKTGSIMSRIVNDLSYISEFAHIGPEDFFLAILKFTGTFFIMFSMNKKLTLIIFSLVPLLIWFAAAKKNLMKISFGKSRKKISAINSQVEDSISGIRVVQAFTNEKFENEKFQKKNTEFREAKRENFKLSAEYFSGLSFIMNIIQLVTLFFGGIFILKGEITAGIVIGFLLYVSKFMEPIRRMMLLMQSFQKGMAGFVRFRELMDKDPDIKDKPHAVILKKPQGTIHFENVSFGYASSEQDILKNFSMSIKSGEKVALVGSSGAGKTTICNLIPRFYEVERGCIKIDGRDIKEYTLESLRDNIGIIQQDVFLFSGSIEENILYGNLTASREEVIEAAKKARIYKFILSLTDGFDTNVGERGVKLSGGQKQRIAIARIFLKNPKILILDEATSALDNNTERLIQESIDELTTNRTTITIAHRLSTIENADRIIVLNSEGIVEEGTHHDLVEKKGEYFSLIEKHIQESA from the coding sequence ATGAAGGATCTACTTTGTTTTGCGAGATATTATAAACCACATCTGAAATTAGTTATACTTGACTTTTTTTGTGCCTTTGCCATGGCAGGCCTAGACCTTCTCTTTCCATTGTTGGTACAAAAGACTCTAGATGACGTCATACCCAAGGGAGACGTAACGCTTCTTTACATATTCGGAGCTGTGCTGGTAGTACTCTATGTGATAAGATATGCTGCCAGCTACATTGTATATTATTGGGGTAAGATGCTTGGCATCCTCATCGAATACGATATGAGAAGAGACCTCTTTGCCCATGTTCAAAAGCTCTCCTTTACATTTTTCGACAATACAAAAACAGGTTCTATAATGTCAAGGATAGTGAATGATCTAAGTTATATATCGGAATTTGCCCATATAGGTCCCGAGGATTTTTTTCTGGCAATATTAAAATTTACTGGGACATTTTTTATTATGTTCAGCATGAACAAAAAACTCACTCTGATCATTTTTTCCCTGGTTCCTCTTCTCATATGGTTCGCAGCTGCCAAAAAGAACCTAATGAAAATATCTTTTGGAAAATCCAGAAAAAAAATATCTGCCATAAACTCTCAGGTTGAAGATTCCATTTCTGGAATAAGAGTTGTACAAGCTTTTACAAATGAGAAATTTGAAAATGAAAAATTTCAGAAAAAGAATACCGAATTCAGAGAAGCAAAGAGAGAAAACTTCAAATTATCTGCAGAATATTTCTCAGGTCTTAGTTTCATTATGAATATAATACAGTTGGTAACTCTATTCTTTGGGGGGATCTTCATTTTAAAAGGAGAAATTACTGCGGGAATAGTTATAGGTTTCCTTCTCTATGTCTCAAAATTCATGGAGCCGATAAGAAGAATGATGCTTCTTATGCAGAGTTTTCAAAAAGGTATGGCCGGCTTTGTCAGATTCAGAGAGTTGATGGATAAAGATCCGGATATAAAGGACAAGCCCCATGCAGTTATACTTAAAAAACCACAGGGAACCATTCATTTTGAAAATGTTTCTTTTGGGTATGCCTCATCGGAACAGGATATTTTAAAGAATTTTTCTATGTCTATAAAATCTGGAGAAAAAGTGGCTTTGGTAGGAAGCAGCGGAGCAGGTAAGACCACTATCTGTAACCTCATCCCTAGATTTTATGAGGTTGAAAGAGGCTGCATAAAGATTGACGGCAGAGATATAAAGGAGTACACTCTCGAATCCCTCAGGGACAATATTGGAATAATACAGCAGGACGTTTTCCTATTCAGCGGCAGCATCGAGGAAAATATCCTCTATGGAAACCTTACTGCTAGCAGGGAAGAAGTTATAGAGGCGGCTAAAAAAGCTAGAATTTATAAGTTTATTCTATCTCTTACTGATGGATTTGACACAAATGTTGGAGAGAGAGGGGTAAAACTGAGTGGTGGTCAGAAGCAAAGGATAGCCATTGCAAGAATATTTTTGAAAAACCCCAAAATACTAATTTTAGATGAAGCCACCAGTGCACTAGATAATAATACCGAAAGACTAATCCAGGAATCCATAGATGAACTCACCACAAACAGAACTACCATAACAATTGCTCACAGACTCTCTACAATAGAAAATGCAGATCGAATCATAGTATTAAACAGTGAAGGAATTGTCGAAGAGGGGACTCATCACGACCTGGTAGAAAAAAAAGGTGAATATTTCTCCTTGATAGAAAAGCATATTCAGGAGAGTGCATAA
- a CDS encoding YdcF family protein gives MFILGKILGLLVISPTIFIALFIFTGLFSNGYNLKKIKKVSFVFGIILYAFTIRPTIDITAKLVENRSKPATTAEIQKAEAYVVLGGGIMEKTPIGDIPSESASVRLMHAAVLYNDHPKKIFITGGKVTNQRVSESSVYKSVLTGLNIPREDIQIEEKSRTTIENARYMSESLKMVNIKSIVLVTSASHMTRSRMTFEKYGFNVVPAPCGYIQNQKSYDILDFIPRSDNLSYFMRLMWEFSGIIYYKLRGYLQ, from the coding sequence ATGTTTATACTCGGAAAAATACTAGGCCTGCTTGTAATATCACCTACTATATTTATAGCGCTGTTTATTTTTACAGGGTTGTTTTCAAATGGATATAATCTGAAAAAAATAAAAAAGGTTAGTTTTGTATTCGGGATCATCTTATACGCCTTTACAATAAGACCTACAATAGATATTACTGCTAAGCTGGTGGAAAATAGATCCAAACCGGCTACAACAGCAGAAATACAAAAAGCAGAGGCCTATGTGGTTTTAGGAGGGGGGATTATGGAAAAAACTCCCATAGGAGATATTCCCAGTGAATCTGCCTCTGTGAGACTCATGCATGCGGCAGTTCTGTACAATGATCATCCTAAAAAAATATTTATAACCGGCGGAAAGGTAACAAATCAAAGGGTCAGTGAAAGTTCAGTTTACAAGAGTGTTCTCACAGGACTGAATATACCTAGGGAGGATATTCAAATAGAAGAAAAGAGCAGGACAACGATTGAAAATGCAAGATACATGTCTGAATCTCTCAAAATGGTAAACATTAAAAGTATAGTACTGGTCACTTCAGCATCCCATATGACAAGAAGTAGAATGACTTTTGAAAAGTACGGTTTCAACGTAGTCCCTGCTCCGTGCGGATATATTCAAAACCAGAAAAGCTATGATATATTGGATTTTATTCCAAGGAGTGACAATTTATCATATTTTATGAGACTTATGTGGGAGTTTTCAGGAATAATATACTATAAGCTAAGAGGTTATTTACAGTGA